The Vicia villosa cultivar HV-30 ecotype Madison, WI unplaced genomic scaffold, Vvil1.0 ctg.003425F_1_1, whole genome shotgun sequence genome window below encodes:
- the LOC131640959 gene encoding uncharacterized protein LOC131640959, with amino-acid sequence MIYGLVLFPNIPNFVDLTAVCLFMDQNPVPTLLADTYYTIHSRYGKKGSVGSCLPLLYEWFTSHLPKSGPFVTTKDSQKWPQRIMGLTGNDIVWCPTGMDVEEVITSCGTFDNVPLIGTKGTDPKGLEKVRSAWNSIHTDDQTSLGEKNVVAKQAYTDWVEDRVKDRLLPFPKVNPLYKQPPKVPIAIMPAENCIPVNMESTQLHEKKSDARPKHHLVDQIGVELTHEAKVLKEGSLRVQKRARTEKGERDTTVVVEDHQEIIKRAVKEAEERLKREYREDLKAYKLKIEREARAEVRSLKKKLEEETTQRIAVETQLKGSHLRTARLTEENAKLRDRMMGFDGMVMEIERI; translated from the exons atgatctatggtttggtgttgttcccgaATATTCCAAATTTCGTCGATCTAACTGCTGTTTGTCTCTTCATGGATCAAAATCCTGTGCCCACTCTTTTAGCAGATACTTATTATACCATCCACTCCAGGTATGGGAAGAAAGGATCAGTTGGGAGTTGTTTACCGTTGCTATATGAGTGGTTCACTTCACATTTACCTAAAAGCGGGCCGTTTGTTACAACAAAAGACTCACaaaaatggcctcaaaggatcatggggcttactggAAACGACATTGTCTGGTGTCCTACCGGAATGGACGTTGAGGAAGTTATAACTAGTTGTGGTACTTTTGACAATgttcccctcataggaacgaAAG GAACCGATCCAAAGGGTCTAGAAAAGGTGAGGAGTGCCTGGAATAGCATCCATACAGATGATCAGACTTCTCTAGGTGAAAAGAATGTCGTTGCCAAACAAGCCTACACGGATTGGGTTGAGGATAGAGTTAAAGATCgtctgttgcctttcccgaaggttaatcCATTGTACAAGCAACCACCTAAGGTTCCAATTGCCATTATGCCTGCTGAGAATTGCATCCCAGTAAATATGGAAAGCACCCAATTGCACGAAAAGAAATCAGATGCGCGACCAAAACATCATCTTGTGGACCAAATAGGGGTTGAGTTGACACATGAAGCCAAGGTGCTGAAAGAAGGATCTTTgagagttcaaaagagggctagaacGGAAAAAGGTGAAAGGGATACTACTGTTGTTGTTGAAGATCACCAGGAGATCATAAAAAGGGCCgtaaaagaggcagaagagagACTCAAACGAGAGTACAGAGAAGACTTGAAGGCTTATAAACTCAAGATAGAAAGGGAGGCCAGAGCTGAAGTGAGGAgtctgaaaaagaaactggaagaagagaccaccCAAAGGATAGCGGTTGAGACTcagctgaaaggaagtcacctccgcacCGCCCGACTAACAGAAGAAAACGCCAAGCTCAGAGATCGAATGATGG GTTTTGATGGTATGGTTATGGAgatagaaaggatatga